One genomic window of Cupriavidus malaysiensis includes the following:
- a CDS encoding response regulator transcription factor has protein sequence MTATPVIAIVDDDVSVRQALGSLLRSFNLAVELYASGPDLLRSPGLDAIRCLVTDVQMPAMSGFALHAELRARGLDIPAVFMTAFPEARYRERAKELDGCGFLSKPFLDIDMIRCVEQALARQRGAGRAG, from the coding sequence GTGACCGCAACCCCGGTGATCGCCATCGTGGACGACGACGTCTCCGTAAGACAAGCACTGGGGAGCCTGCTGCGCTCCTTCAACCTGGCCGTCGAGCTGTACGCGAGCGGCCCCGACCTGCTGCGCTCGCCCGGATTGGATGCCATCCGCTGCCTGGTCACGGATGTGCAGATGCCCGCGATGAGCGGCTTCGCGCTGCACGCCGAACTGCGCGCGCGCGGGCTCGACATCCCGGCGGTCTTCATGACGGCCTTCCCGGAAGCGCGTTACCGCGAGCGTGCGAAAGAGCTCGACGGTTGCGGCTTCCTCAGCAAACCCTTCCTCGATATCGACATGATCCGCTGCGTCGAGCAGGCACTCGCCCGTCAGCGCGGCGCCGGGCGCGCCGGCTGA